From the Glycine max cultivar Williams 82 chromosome 11, Glycine_max_v4.0, whole genome shotgun sequence genome, the window TATGTCTTTAAGAGATTTAGATTCCTGCAAATCAATAACttcatgttattatttttctaaaatcaaaccAGGGAAGATATACAAGTAATTGAAGGTTGTTATGACATCACAAAAATGGTTTGAGATGTTATCATGAAAGGTTGGCAAATATCTCATTTGATTATGTTATTTCTGAAATCAGATCccattatttcaaattttatactgGATACccggagaaaaaaattaatcaaatttagtttataatttgGGAAAAATTTTATGATGTACGCAAATTTTGGAATTGAGGAGGAAatagtgaaatatttttttgaaatataaactaGATCAATCACATAAAGAAGAGAAACACAGGCGGCTTTTATCCGTCTAAAAATATCCAAGGAGTTTTTTGTACCTTGATCTTTCTCAGCAGATCATAGCCAGTCATTTCTGGCATACAGTAATCAGTTATGATCAGGTTTACTTCTACATCCTGCAGCAATCAGAAGTAAAATGATTAGATTATGCATCTTTCTAACTTGCccaataaaaaagtttaaaatatgtAAGTATGAGTAGCATTTAGTAATCAATAACACATGATATATGATATAAGTGATAACGGTTACTGGTTACTGATTGACCattgaatatgaaataaataatataggaAGAATAATACTCATTTTATGTGTGCTCGAAGCccccaataaaaattaatcaccaCTTTTATACCAAtaccatgttaaaaaaaaaaaaacagcatttAGTGACTTTGCAAGAGAATTGTACCTGATGGGATTCTAGAGCAATACAGGGAGGAGGCTCCTCATTTCTCTTCTCTTCAACCAAACCAAGAAACTTCAAAGCCTTACTACCAGAATCCACAGCAGTAACTGTAATTACAAAACATACCAAAAATGAATTAGATTTCAAATTAGGCAAAACCAAATTGCCCCTTCAAGTAATGTAACATAAAAGACCAAAGAAACCACATAGTTATATGATTAATTTCTTTGATCAAATAGCAATCTAAGTCCatgtttttatagaaaaaaaattaccatgaaAGGAAGAGGTTTTGAGGAGCCTCTCAATCAGCATTCTGTCAATAAGGCTATCATCAACAGCCAGAACATGGAACTGAGCTTCTGCAGCCATACCCATGATTTTTATGCTGATGTGAAAATGCAAGCCAAAAACAAAGGAAGCAAGGGAGAATaacagaaaaaaagaaggaggaaGAGATAAATGAATAAGAATAGAAGGGTGAAAAGTGATGtgatgaagatgaaggagggTGGCATGCACATTTTAAAAGGGGGCACACATCATGGTCAAGAAGGATACAAAAATCCACCAAGGAAATCTGACAGTTTGGAAAGCAAGATCCGACAGATTTCATCAAGAATCTGGCGGATCTTCTGGGGTTGATTTTTGAATTGAAAAACAAGCAAAGAAAGGTGCTGTTTATTGTACCAAACTCAAAATCTGACttgtttattactattattattattatattattctatttgacccttttgcttattgttaaagacaaaattattgaagtgaataaatataattcaattgatAACACACGCTACTAGAGAATATTTGAGtttgatttctaaaaaaatcactctTGAGGAGATGTAATAAGTTTTAAACTATGTTCTACgagatattttagttaattattgAAGTGAATAagtatatttcaataaataatttttttaaaataatttctaatttttttaacactaattgaagtaatttttttaaaatgtccctttctagttttttatttgttatttttttagccttaaaatatttatttaaatttttataatcctttttaaatatattattttatatttttaagttactTTGACAGTAATTTTATCgaatacttaaatttaataaaataatttttaacttctaGCTGTCTTTTAACTTTTGAGCCTCCGGTTAAATTTGTCTAATATAATCTTAAGTATGACataaatggttaaaatttataaaaatatttaagttccTACCAAATAATCAAATGTTGTAATTAAGGTGattaataaaagagataaaactaTAGGGGTGTGCTACACTGTTCTCTTCCCCCTACTATTGCCCTTTCACGAGACCAAACCATCATTGTTCACTGTTCATCAGAGTCGTGTGGACTCTATTCTATTCCATGCACGTGCATGACCTGCCTAGCACTAAGTGACCCACGTACTAGTACAACTATACAAGCCAGTACAAAACGTAATTTTCTTGCTTTATTACTATTATGAAATGTTTGTATCTAGTCCTTTTTTTAAGAGCCAATATTGACCTCATATAAACAATATACTAGAATTTTCAAACTTCAATGGTCCCTAACCGATTCTGTTGCTCTTTCTTAGAACATTCCACTATTctagtttttttcttatttaattatttactcgTAGACCCTATTTGATTTGCTTCTCTTTTCCGagttttaaattttctaatattaaaataattagagaAAGAATTTAGACAAGAATGGTAGTTACAAGCCTTTGATATTCCAAAATTACCCTCTCAAATTAGGCTGTCCTAAAAGAATACTCTTTTGTCTTCTCTGTCACAAAATCAGCATTGTTCTGTCACCGGCATATATAATTGACTTTCcaattattccttttttttatctcgAATTTTCTTTTCAGGggtcaatatttattattttaaaagatatatataactGGAGCAGGATCGTGTGAGTGATTAAGCAATTgcaaatatttcattttctgaatttttttttttgtgcaaatCATCTGACAGCATAgagtagaaagaaaaagaaatatttcaGTGTAATATTTGGCCAGATTGTATTATTTTGGTCAGTAAGTGAAATAATATCTGATGCACGACAAGTCCTCCCTTGATGGAGGGGCCATGAACACCTTGGGGGCATTCATAGAATCATTTgcgatatttttaatctttttcgtTTGAAGCATATTGGAATATatgaatagaaaatatattggaAAATATTAACTGTCAAATCCTTTTACTTAATTGGGGgagctttttttgtttttttattaggcaTATGAAAgttggaaataataataataataataataataataataataataataataataatatgcagaaaaaaatttagaatgaattgtaacaaaaaaaaaattgtagaacGAATTAAAACTTTTGATTTGGATTAAAGAGAATCGaagaatgaattaatttaacgactttctttaattaattaaatcattttataagTGCAATTAATCCTTAAAAGATGAATGGTAGTCACATACACTCTCTAACACCttcttttggatatttttttatgatcggTTAGAATGGAATGAAAATCACTCATTTTgctatattttgtttctttcaattaatgtttttctcttcttatttatattaaatgagaaataaagcctaccaaaattgataatttttaataaattttaatcacaaatcataaaaaatatctaaaagaaaatgtcaaagaaagtcttactagcaTTTCTCGTCCTTAAAATCACTAtatgccaaaaaataaaattctcaaaatcaCTAAACAGATTTTACAACACAGGGaatgaatttcaaaaatatcaatatcaattttgATAGAGTATGATTTTTTACTTCAAATTCGTGAATTATTTGATTACCGCAAGATTTTAAGAGgaaaaacttattttgattttagatTGAAATCATCAATTTGTGTGAGGGAAGATTTGAGAATATAAATATCTACCTAAGAACCTGAACCCACAGTGTACGTAATAGTATAAACTTGAGcggtaaaatttgtaaaattaaaaaaattgaggtaaaattcataaaattttagttgtaaaattcataaaataataaaaattttgtgGTGAAATTTACAATTAACCTAGTTTATTTTCGGCGTTTCTATTTTTcacaattatgaaaaataaattatttaaattataattatacaatAAAGTTGGATTTCAAAACTTttgatttgagaaaatattttcaaatttcatttcatattcacacttttaattacaaggattatattttattcaataaatattttttcaaatataa encodes:
- the LOC100804165 gene encoding LOW QUALITY PROTEIN: two-component response regulator ARR9 (The sequence of the model RefSeq protein was modified relative to this genomic sequence to represent the inferred CDS: inserted 1 base in 1 codon) — translated: MGMAAEAQFHVLAVDDSLIDRMLIERLLKTSSFHVTAVDSGSKALKFLGLVEEKRNEEPPPCIALESHQDVEVNLIITDYCMPEMTGYDLLRKIKESKSLKDIPVVIMSSENVPARINRCLEEGADEFFLKPVQQSDVNKLRPHLMKSKVKDGEDQQISXQKERNRRKPFPR